One window of the ANME-2 cluster archaeon genome contains the following:
- the hisS gene encoding histidine--tRNA ligase — protein MMIQKPRGTRDFLPDENRKRRYIETKLRQTAKRWGYNEIKTPTFEQIELFTVKSGEGILGELYNFKDKGDREMALRPELTAPVVRMYVNELQRAPKPVKLYYFDNCFRYERPQKGRFREFWQFGAELIGSPRPEADAEVISLACRMLKDAGVDGELNVGHLGIIRTLFTGLDATTQGQIMRLVDKKDDNGLEDYLEAINADIGMREKLFELIGLTGSGAVEEAKRLLGNIEELDTFQRLLDLLDIHGLDYTVNFGIARGLDYYTGMVFEIYSSGLGAQNQVCGGGSYRLAHLFGGKDIESTGFALGFDRVMEVCTVQPPEEKRVVVVCFDETRKEGMKIARTLRQHMIVDIDVMGRSFAAQLKFANNVHAGWAVIIGEDEVAKGKVTLKNMGSGNQEILDPDELVRRLTS, from the coding sequence ATGATGATCCAGAAACCCAGAGGAACCAGGGACTTCCTCCCAGACGAGAACCGCAAGCGCAGATACATTGAAACCAAACTCCGCCAAACCGCCAAACGGTGGGGCTACAACGAAATCAAGACCCCCACCTTCGAGCAGATAGAATTATTCACGGTCAAATCTGGTGAAGGCATCCTGGGTGAGCTCTACAATTTCAAGGACAAAGGCGACCGTGAGATGGCACTTCGTCCCGAACTTACCGCACCTGTGGTCAGGATGTACGTCAATGAACTCCAGCGCGCACCAAAACCCGTCAAACTTTATTATTTTGATAACTGCTTCAGGTACGAGCGGCCCCAAAAGGGGAGGTTCAGGGAATTCTGGCAATTCGGCGCCGAGCTCATAGGAAGCCCCAGGCCAGAGGCTGATGCAGAAGTCATATCCCTGGCCTGCCGGATGCTCAAAGATGCGGGCGTGGACGGCGAGCTCAATGTCGGGCACCTTGGCATTATCAGGACCCTGTTCACCGGACTGGATGCAACGACCCAGGGCCAGATCATGCGGCTCGTTGATAAAAAGGACGATAATGGCCTGGAAGATTACCTGGAAGCCATCAACGCCGATATCGGGATGCGGGAGAAACTCTTCGAACTCATAGGCCTGACCGGCAGCGGTGCCGTGGAAGAGGCAAAACGGCTGCTGGGCAATATCGAGGAACTGGATACTTTCCAGAGGCTACTGGACCTGCTTGATATCCACGGCCTGGACTATACCGTCAATTTCGGCATTGCCAGGGGACTTGACTACTATACCGGCATGGTCTTTGAGATTTACAGCAGCGGCCTTGGAGCACAGAACCAGGTATGCGGCGGCGGGTCTTACCGGCTCGCACACCTGTTCGGGGGCAAGGACATTGAATCCACCGGGTTTGCGCTCGGATTTGACAGGGTCATGGAAGTATGTACCGTCCAGCCTCCCGAGGAGAAAAGGGTTGTCGTGGTCTGCTTTGATGAGACCCGCAAGGAAGGCATGAAAATCGCCCGGACCCTGCGCCAACACATGATAGTTGATATCGATGTCATGGGCAGGAGTTTTGCAGCCCAGCTGAAATTTGCCAATAATGTACATGCCGGATGGGCTGTTATCATTGGCGAAGATGAAGTCGCAAAGGGTAAGGTGACCCTGAAAAATATGGGCTCCGGGAACCAGGAAATACTGGACCCTGATGAACTGGTGAGACGACTTACATCGTAA
- a CDS encoding phosphoribosylformimino-5-aminoimidazole carboxamide ribotide isomerase gives MFRVIFVLDILDGQVVHAVKGERENYGPIHTFSKVCESSDPLDIINELVPGEVYIADLNRLGNRGNNDEVVKQIGWKSKTMLDLGASSLDDVHLGHQLADSIVLGTETATHELLESATGFYPRSINMSIDIKGGRILTREPAFNLPPLELIQMLNNYDINDLIILELSKVGTSSGINTGFLEQMVDHSDHNILLGGGVRGKDDINLLRDVGLEGVLVATAVHSGALPLDLIQ, from the coding sequence ATGTTTCGCGTAATATTCGTACTTGACATTCTGGACGGGCAGGTCGTGCATGCCGTTAAAGGAGAACGGGAAAATTACGGCCCCATCCATACTTTTAGCAAAGTCTGTGAATCATCAGACCCCCTCGATATTATAAATGAACTGGTGCCCGGCGAGGTCTATATTGCTGACCTGAACCGGCTGGGCAACCGCGGGAACAATGACGAGGTCGTAAAACAGATAGGCTGGAAGAGCAAGACCATGCTCGACCTTGGTGCATCTTCCCTGGATGATGTCCATCTTGGTCACCAGCTGGCTGATTCCATTGTGCTTGGCACGGAAACCGCCACTCATGAATTGCTTGAGAGTGCTACGGGTTTTTATCCCAGGTCCATTAATATGAGCATCGATATCAAGGGGGGCCGGATATTGACCCGTGAACCGGCATTCAATCTGCCACCTCTCGAACTGATACAGATGTTGAACAATTATGACATCAATGACCTGATAATACTGGAATTGAGCAAGGTGGGTACATCCAGTGGTATCAACACCGGTTTCCTGGAGCAGATGGTGGACCACAGCGACCATAACATCCTGCTTGGCGGTGGTGTCAGGGGCAAGGATGATATCAATCTATTGAGGGATGTTGGACTGGAAGGTGTCCTGGTGGCCACTGCGGTACATAGCGGTGCACTGCCCCTGGATCTTATTCAGTAA
- a CDS encoding (5-formylfuran-3-yl)methyl phosphate synthase, translating into MKLLVSPINIEEAKAAANGGADIIDVKNPKEGSLGANFPWVIRSVKEALNSIRPISATIGDLNYKPGTASLAALGAAVSGADYIKVGLYDIQTREQALDMAENVVRSVKDYDPAKKVVISGYSDYKRINSIPVSELPSICAQSGADVVMMDTGIKDGRSTFEFMTHDELSAFIHSAHDLGIETAIAGTIKFEDMDALNQLGPDIIGVRGCVCGGDRTSSIQQGLVEELKAIMA; encoded by the coding sequence ATGAAACTACTGGTCAGCCCCATCAATATTGAAGAAGCAAAAGCTGCAGCTAACGGAGGGGCAGATATCATCGATGTCAAGAACCCGAAAGAAGGTAGTCTGGGCGCTAACTTCCCCTGGGTCATCAGGTCAGTGAAAGAGGCCTTGAACTCGATAAGACCCATCAGTGCCACCATCGGTGACCTGAATTATAAACCCGGAACCGCATCCCTTGCAGCTCTTGGTGCCGCAGTGTCCGGCGCAGATTACATCAAAGTAGGATTATACGACATCCAGACCAGGGAACAGGCTTTAGACATGGCCGAGAACGTGGTAAGGTCAGTAAAAGACTATGATCCGGCAAAGAAAGTGGTCATATCCGGCTATTCTGATTATAAACGTATCAATTCCATACCTGTCAGTGAACTGCCTTCTATCTGTGCACAAAGTGGCGCAGATGTGGTCATGATGGATACGGGTATCAAGGACGGACGCTCTACCTTTGAGTTCATGACCCATGATGAACTGTCCGCTTTCATTCATTCGGCACATGACCTTGGGATTGAAACCGCGATCGCTGGCACCATAAAATTCGAGGATATGGATGCCCTGAACCAGCTCGGTCCTGACATCATCGGAGTGCGGGGATGCGTGTGCGGAGGCGACCGTACGTCTTCTATCCAGCAGGGCCTGGTGGAAGAACTCAAGGCCATAATGGCATAA
- a CDS encoding aldehyde ferredoxin oxidoreductase family protein, with protein MNHPDNLLRIDLDSGKTNREPIPRTLLRTFMGGKGLAAHYLYNENPPGCDALSPDNLLAIMNGPLTGAPVTNGVNFSVCAKSPLTGTWNDSHCNGWWGPELRYAGYMGLLIMGRSQSPVYINIIDDRVEILDATDLWGMDTFAVQAELKARHSPDREARVLSIGPAGERMAKLAGVFAENRTAARGGLGAVMGSKRLKAVVVTGHGNYEPSDPVTFRSVRERINGKVRNSSGVGNLRKMGTAELVEVVNETGGWSTRNYTSGRDDVLCERLDGFAIKDQLWDGGARRRPCPGCAIQCSHLAVVQEGQYRGLTHDGPEFESITLLGSNCGIDDPVVVTAAEHLCDTYGLDSMSTGSTIAFLMECYERGLIRKEDTGGLELMFGNSDALIEAIHMMGRGDGPLAFAAHGTRDAALGIGQGSVDFAMNVKGLEIPAYLPRTAKGQALAYAVSDRGACHLRPWTYGKEVLGRGGRLDPMVTAGKGKMVWDGQQRNAIYDSAGICKFITYAAGLDELHELFAAATGFTMDRSEFDLLGRRVAVLTRAFNNREGFDRRHDTLPARVTTQGEQPVTGAELDAMLDEYYDAAGFTQEGMVPESLLVELGIQSKNNL; from the coding sequence ATGAACCACCCCGACAATCTCCTGCGCATCGACCTGGATTCAGGTAAAACAAACAGAGAACCTATCCCCCGGACACTGCTCCGCACGTTCATGGGCGGTAAGGGCCTGGCAGCCCACTATCTCTACAATGAGAACCCGCCCGGTTGCGATGCCCTGTCACCCGATAACCTGCTGGCTATCATGAACGGCCCCCTGACGGGCGCTCCCGTGACAAACGGCGTCAACTTTTCGGTGTGTGCCAAAAGCCCGCTCACAGGCACCTGGAACGACAGTCACTGCAATGGCTGGTGGGGGCCTGAGTTGCGGTATGCAGGGTACATGGGGCTGCTCATCATGGGCAGGTCGCAGTCGCCTGTATATATCAATATCATTGATGACCGGGTGGAGATACTGGATGCTACCGACCTGTGGGGTATGGATACTTTTGCGGTCCAGGCAGAGTTGAAAGCACGTCATTCTCCTGACCGCGAGGCCAGGGTGTTGAGCATCGGACCCGCAGGGGAGCGCATGGCAAAACTGGCTGGGGTATTTGCAGAGAACCGCACAGCTGCTCGCGGGGGATTGGGTGCGGTCATGGGCAGCAAGCGCTTGAAAGCAGTTGTGGTCACCGGGCACGGGAACTATGAACCTTCCGACCCTGTCACTTTCAGGTCAGTGAGGGAGAGGATAAACGGTAAGGTCAGGAACAGCAGCGGTGTGGGTAATCTCAGAAAGATGGGCACGGCTGAACTGGTTGAAGTGGTGAACGAGACCGGAGGTTGGAGCACGCGAAACTACACGAGTGGACGGGATGACGTTCTGTGTGAACGGCTGGATGGGTTCGCAATCAAAGACCAGTTGTGGGATGGAGGAGCCCGGCGCCGTCCCTGCCCGGGCTGTGCCATACAGTGCAGCCACCTGGCAGTGGTGCAGGAAGGACAATATCGCGGTCTGACACATGACGGCCCGGAATTCGAGTCGATCACCCTGCTGGGTTCCAACTGCGGTATCGATGACCCGGTAGTGGTAACAGCAGCAGAGCATCTTTGTGATACATACGGGCTGGACAGCATGAGTACTGGCAGTACCATCGCTTTCTTGATGGAATGCTATGAACGGGGCCTGATCAGGAAAGAGGATACCGGCGGACTGGAGTTGATGTTCGGGAATAGTGATGCGCTGATCGAGGCTATCCATATGATGGGCAGAGGTGACGGTCCGCTGGCTTTTGCAGCCCATGGTACCAGGGATGCGGCTCTTGGTATCGGGCAGGGTTCAGTTGATTTCGCAATGAACGTCAAAGGGTTGGAGATCCCTGCATACCTGCCCCGGACCGCCAAAGGGCAGGCCCTGGCATACGCTGTATCGGACCGCGGCGCCTGTCACCTGCGTCCCTGGACCTATGGAAAAGAAGTGCTTGGCAGGGGCGGGCGGCTTGACCCTATGGTAACGGCAGGTAAAGGCAAGATGGTCTGGGACGGTCAGCAGCGTAATGCCATCTATGATTCAGCTGGTATCTGCAAGTTCATCACCTATGCTGCCGGCCTGGACGAGCTCCATGAACTCTTTGCGGCAGCCACCGGGTTTACTATGGACCGGAGCGAGTTCGATCTGTTAGGCAGGCGGGTAGCTGTGCTGACACGGGCTTTCAATAACAGGGAAGGTTTTGACAGGAGACATGATACCCTGCCCGCACGGGTGACCACACAGGGAGAACAGCCTGTAACGGGCGCAGAACTGGATGCCATGCTGGATGAATACTACGATGCAGCGGGTTTTACACAAGAAGGAATGGTACCTGAATCCCTGCTTGTTGAACTGGGCATACAGTCTAAAAATAATTTGTAG